A part of Palaemon carinicauda isolate YSFRI2023 chromosome 8, ASM3689809v2, whole genome shotgun sequence genomic DNA contains:
- the LOC137644764 gene encoding protein FAM200C-like, protein MVEIVLGNEMKKKIAQVPLSNSTVQRSISDMATDIKDQVVQEIKSSTFGLFSIQLDESTDVASCSQLMVFARYVHSGSFKEEFLFCPLELTTNASDILKKVSSFFLNQKIFRVIISVGVVQMEHQLLQGKTEFPSWLSDEEWIMRLAYVVDIFEQLNKLNLQMQGRNTNIIKFIDALRAFITKLENWKRRHLPARENELKRHFPELSDDESDLVRNPFKLSVEKVPEDCQDEILHLKTDRV, encoded by the exons atggtggaaattgtgttgggaaatgaaatgaagaaaaaaattgcaCAGGTTCCATTATCAAACAGTACTGTTCAAAGGAGCATAAGTGATATGGCCACTgacatcaaggatcaagttgttCAGGAAATCAAGTCTTCAACATTTGGCTTATTTTCAATTCagcttgatgaatcaactgatgtggcatcatgttcccagttgatggtgtttgcaaggtatgttcactcaggttcatttaaagaggagtttctCTTTTGTCCTCTTGAACTAACTACCAACGCCTCTGATATTTTgaagaaggtttcatctttttttttgaatcagaaaatatTTCGTgtgataatatcagtgggtgttgtacagatggagcaccagctat tgcaaggtaaaacagaatttccttcCTGGCTaagtgatgaggaatggatcatgcgtcttgcctatgtggttgatatatttgagcaactgaataaactgaatcttcagatgcaggGAAGGAATACAAACATTATAAAATTCATAGATGCCTTGAGAGCTTTCATAACCAAGCTTGAaaattggaagagaagg cATTTGCCAGCACGGGAAAATGAATTAAAACGACATTTTCCCGAACTTAGTGATGATGAATCGGATTTAGTCAGAAACCCATTCAAACTGtcagttgaaaaagttcctgaggaTTGTCAAGATGAGATTTTGCATTTAAAAACTGatcgggtgtaa